A genomic stretch from Colwellia sp. Arc7-635 includes:
- a CDS encoding cold-shock protein, with the protein MSKGIVKWFNADKGFGFISPEDGSKDLFVHHSEIQSGGEYATLADGQAVEFEVGQGQKGPCANKVVAV; encoded by the coding sequence ATGAGTAAAGGTATAGTTAAGTGGTTTAACGCTGATAAAGGTTTCGGATTTATTTCTCCAGAAGACGGAAGTAAAGATTTGTTTGTTCATCATTCAGAGATTCAATCTGGTGGCGAATACGCAACATTGGCTGATGGCCAAGCCGTTGAATTTGAAGTAGGCCAGGGCCAAAAAGGTCCATGTGCAAACAAAGTTGTTGCTGTTTAA
- the rpmB gene encoding 50S ribosomal protein L28 — protein MSKVCQVTGKKPMVGNNRSHARNATRRRFLPNLQTHRFWVESENSFVKLRLTPKGMRIIDKKGIDAVLTDIRARGEKV, from the coding sequence ATGTCTAAAGTTTGCCAAGTAACAGGCAAAAAGCCAATGGTTGGAAACAACCGTTCGCACGCAAGAAACGCGACTCGTCGTCGTTTTTTACCTAACCTTCAAACTCACCGTTTTTGGGTTGAGAGTGAAAATAGTTTCGTTAAGTTACGCTTAACTCCGAAAGGAATGCGTATTATCGATAAGAAAGGTATTGATGCAGTTTTAACTGACATCCGTGCCCGTGGCGAAAAAGTTTAA
- a CDS encoding glycosyltransferase family 9 protein, with protein MLGQLSVPKNLCLLRLSAIGDVCHAVAMVQNIQRQWPETKITWVIGKIEASLLSGMDGVEFVIFDKRAGLKGYQDLRQQLKGRKFDVLLHMQVALRASLASLCIPAKVKIGFDSRRAKEGQWLFCNKKIAPQEQPHVLDGFMGFAKALGLAVSAPLWEMPLTDSDVLWASDKLSAENRAGKPIAIICPAASKAERNWHAEGYSQTAEYLYERGFKVVICGGPTTMEKLLAEAIISRSGFSQGEDAIQNLVGQTSLKQLLAVLKLGHLVIAPDTGPAHMAVTVGTPVVGLYAHSNPKRTGPYLYPQYVVSAYEPAIQLQYKKNSAQLAWGTRAKGKDLMMQISITQVKKTLDRLITENYADLV; from the coding sequence ATGCTGGGTCAATTATCTGTTCCGAAAAATTTATGTTTATTACGATTATCAGCCATTGGTGACGTATGCCATGCGGTTGCTATGGTGCAAAATATTCAACGACAGTGGCCAGAGACTAAAATTACTTGGGTTATTGGTAAAATTGAAGCCAGTTTACTGTCAGGTATGGATGGTGTTGAATTTGTTATTTTCGATAAACGTGCTGGATTAAAAGGCTATCAAGATTTACGTCAGCAACTTAAGGGCCGAAAATTCGATGTTTTGCTACATATGCAAGTCGCCTTACGTGCCAGTCTTGCCAGTTTGTGTATTCCCGCGAAGGTGAAAATTGGCTTTGATAGTCGTCGCGCTAAAGAAGGGCAATGGCTCTTTTGCAACAAAAAAATTGCTCCACAAGAACAGCCTCATGTTTTGGACGGTTTTATGGGGTTTGCGAAGGCATTAGGCTTAGCCGTGAGCGCGCCCTTATGGGAAATGCCATTAACGGATAGTGATGTACTCTGGGCAAGTGATAAATTAAGCGCTGAAAATCGTGCTGGTAAACCTATTGCCATTATCTGCCCAGCGGCAAGTAAAGCTGAACGTAACTGGCATGCTGAAGGTTATTCGCAAACGGCGGAGTACTTATATGAGCGTGGCTTTAAAGTTGTTATTTGTGGTGGTCCCACGACAATGGAAAAATTACTTGCTGAGGCCATTATTAGTCGCAGTGGTTTTAGTCAGGGTGAAGATGCGATACAAAACTTGGTTGGTCAAACAAGTTTGAAACAATTGTTGGCGGTGCTAAAGCTCGGTCATTTAGTTATCGCCCCTGATACTGGACCTGCGCATATGGCGGTCACCGTTGGCACACCCGTAGTTGGGTTATACGCGCATAGTAATCCTAAGCGCACGGGACCTTATTTATATCCTCAATATGTCGTTAGTGCCTATGAACCGGCAATTCAGCTGCAATATAAGAAAAATTCTGCGCAATTAGCTTGGGGAACTCGAGCTAAAGGTAAAGATTTAATGATGCAAATTAGTATTACACAAGTGAAGAAAACGCTTGATCGTTTAATTACCGAAAACTATGCCGATTTGGTCTAA
- a CDS encoding alkaline phosphatase family protein — MVRYVSQHQLTFWLVTNKSYTLQLQLYQQDDDLPLAEITLDSAQHQEIQLGEQAVVNLLSINFSSPLPLNTLLSYNFTFIDDDLEQSLTELMPELLYSGQQYPNFVIKSDVKQMLHGSCRKPHFDSGDGLVQVDRIIGDSINNAELRPAMLMMSGDQIYADDVAGPMLVAIHQVIDLLGLYSEEWQGTVVSSSDELFASPLCYYQRDRLLPHNKANKAVYDKIFTASKKPIFTSVNAKNHLVTLAEVFAMYLLTWSPVMWRLVDLKSHRVNSDFLATYDVEAQVIERFAEGLTVVSRSLAHIPTYMIFDDHDITDDWNLTRGWEEAAYGHPFSKRIIGNTLIGYWLCQGWGNAPDKFIEFNQKNQNYFGNGEYSEQEQLIDELLAWDQWHYSLATSPKIIVLDTRTQRWRSESNANKPSGLMDWEALSELQQELINQPEVILVSPAPIYGVKVIETIQRIFTFLGLPLMVDAENWMAHSGTANVMLNIFRHYKTPPHFIILSGDVHYSFFYEVTHRFRRNSSRIFQITSSGIKNQFPRGLLNCLERLNRYLYASYSPLNWFTKRRRMKVQVRKPDPDSRKTLVNQSGIGLITLTADEQVVKAELLTANNERVLFHPLNSEAHDD; from the coding sequence ATGGTCAGGTATGTTAGTCAGCATCAACTAACCTTTTGGTTGGTGACTAACAAGTCATACACCCTTCAGCTTCAGCTATATCAACAAGACGACGATTTGCCCTTAGCGGAAATAACGTTAGACAGTGCACAGCATCAAGAAATTCAGCTAGGTGAGCAGGCTGTTGTCAACTTACTGTCGATCAATTTCTCGTCGCCACTGCCGCTAAATACCTTACTCAGTTATAACTTTACTTTTATCGATGATGACCTAGAGCAATCGTTGACTGAGTTAATGCCTGAGTTACTGTACTCAGGACAGCAATACCCTAACTTTGTGATTAAATCTGACGTAAAACAGATGTTACATGGCTCTTGTCGCAAACCTCACTTTGATAGTGGTGATGGTTTAGTGCAAGTTGACCGGATTATTGGCGACTCGATTAATAATGCTGAGTTAAGGCCTGCGATGCTGATGATGTCAGGTGATCAAATCTATGCCGATGATGTTGCCGGGCCTATGCTGGTGGCGATTCATCAAGTAATTGATTTGTTAGGGCTGTATAGCGAAGAGTGGCAAGGAACAGTTGTTAGTTCAAGTGATGAATTGTTTGCTAGTCCGCTTTGTTATTATCAGCGTGATCGTCTGCTGCCACATAACAAAGCCAATAAAGCGGTTTACGATAAAATATTTACGGCCAGTAAAAAACCGATTTTCACATCCGTTAATGCAAAAAATCATTTAGTGACGTTAGCAGAAGTTTTCGCGATGTATTTGTTAACTTGGTCACCGGTGATGTGGCGTTTAGTTGATTTAAAGTCGCACCGAGTCAATAGCGACTTTTTAGCGACTTATGACGTTGAAGCTCAGGTGATTGAACGCTTTGCTGAAGGTTTAACCGTTGTGAGTCGCTCATTAGCACACATACCCACCTATATGATTTTCGATGATCATGATATTACTGATGATTGGAATTTAACCCGTGGTTGGGAAGAAGCAGCCTATGGTCATCCGTTTTCAAAAAGGATCATCGGTAATACCTTAATTGGCTATTGGCTTTGCCAAGGTTGGGGTAATGCGCCGGATAAATTCATTGAATTTAACCAAAAGAACCAAAATTACTTTGGCAATGGTGAATATAGCGAACAAGAACAACTTATTGATGAGTTACTCGCCTGGGATCAATGGCACTATAGTTTAGCAACCAGCCCCAAAATTATTGTGCTTGATACCCGTACCCAACGTTGGCGCTCTGAAAGTAATGCTAACAAGCCCTCTGGCCTAATGGATTGGGAAGCATTGTCAGAATTACAACAGGAGCTCATCAACCAACCTGAGGTGATATTAGTTTCTCCTGCGCCAATTTACGGTGTTAAGGTGATTGAAACTATTCAACGTATTTTTACTTTTTTAGGTCTGCCATTAATGGTGGATGCTGAAAACTGGATGGCACACTCTGGCACCGCGAATGTGATGTTGAATATTTTTAGGCATTATAAGACCCCACCTCATTTTATTATTCTCTCTGGTGATGTGCATTATTCGTTTTTTTACGAAGTCACTCATCGTTTTAGACGCAACAGTTCACGAATTTTTCAAATAACCTCCAGTGGTATCAAAAACCAATTTCCTCGAGGATTACTGAATTGTTTGGAACGCTTAAATCGCTATTTATATGCGAGCTATTCGCCACTGAATTGGTTTACTAAACGTCGTCGAATGAAAGTGCAAGTGCGTAAACCTGATCCTGATAGCCGTAAAACGTTGGTCAATCAAAGTGGTATTGGTTTGATCACGTTGACGGCTGATGAGCAAGTTGTAAAAGCTGAGTTGTTAACCGCTAATAATGAACGAGTTTTATTCCATCCATTGAACAGTGAAGCCCATGACGATTAG
- a CDS encoding TetR/AcrR family transcriptional regulator, giving the protein MKTRDKIIQASIVLFNEQGERNVTTNHIAADLGISPGNLYYHFRNKEDIILSIYEEYARNLLIESMPEVSPDVKPLDAIILYMDVVFQAMMKFRFLYSNLPVLLAKNPLLRYKYVEVQGVIAHRVSELLVSLRDANMMEFLDEDLPDIVSILRLVNTFWLSFYQTQNNDNEINDAVFYQGVLKILVIIQPYISESAKNEFLTARSMYRKRCQDSLDSV; this is encoded by the coding sequence ATGAAAACTAGGGACAAAATAATTCAAGCGAGTATTGTTTTATTTAATGAACAGGGTGAACGAAACGTTACCACTAATCATATAGCTGCTGATCTTGGGATAAGTCCAGGTAATCTTTATTACCATTTCCGTAATAAAGAAGACATTATTCTGTCTATATATGAAGAATACGCCCGTAACTTATTAATAGAAAGCATGCCTGAAGTTAGCCCTGATGTTAAACCGCTTGATGCCATTATTTTGTATATGGATGTGGTTTTTCAGGCGATGATGAAGTTCCGTTTTCTTTATAGCAACTTGCCTGTACTTTTGGCAAAGAACCCTTTACTTCGTTATAAATACGTTGAAGTACAAGGGGTTATTGCACATCGAGTCAGCGAACTATTAGTGTCGTTACGTGATGCTAATATGATGGAGTTTTTAGACGAAGATTTACCTGATATTGTGAGTATTTTGCGCTTAGTAAACACTTTTTGGTTAAGCTTTTATCAAACACAAAATAATGATAATGAAATTAATGACGCTGTTTTCTACCAAGGTGTATTGAAAATTTTAGTGATTATTCAACCATATATTAGTGAAAGTGCTAAAAATGAATTCTTAACAGCGCGCTCTATGTACCGCAAACGCTGTCAAGATAGCTTAGATTCAGTATAA
- a CDS encoding class I SAM-dependent methyltransferase, with amino-acid sequence MPSSNKAFKAMLKLVNETGTGPIIDLGSGWGNFVIPMARCQPQRQIIGYELSLLPWLTSVLIKKAFAIDNLTLYRKDFYRAELPNKSVLICYLYPQAMQKIEQLLAKKANVSFVISNNFALPSWQADKMITLNDFYKSPIYLYQIIDKNQINATTIK; translated from the coding sequence ATGCCGAGTTCAAACAAGGCTTTTAAGGCGATGTTGAAACTGGTTAATGAAACAGGCACCGGGCCGATCATTGATTTGGGTAGTGGCTGGGGGAACTTTGTTATTCCGATGGCAAGATGCCAACCACAAAGGCAAATAATAGGTTATGAATTGTCCTTATTACCGTGGTTAACATCAGTACTAATTAAAAAAGCATTCGCCATTGATAATTTAACTTTATATCGCAAAGATTTTTATCGCGCTGAACTGCCAAATAAATCGGTATTAATTTGTTATTTATACCCACAGGCAATGCAAAAAATTGAGCAACTCTTAGCAAAAAAAGCAAATGTTAGCTTTGTCATTAGTAACAATTTTGCTTTACCTTCATGGCAAGCCGATAAAATGATTACATTAAATGATTTTTACAAATCACCAATCTATTTATACCAAATAATTGATAAAAATCAGATTAATGCCACTACGATTAAATAA
- a CDS encoding 3-deoxy-D-manno-octulosonic acid kinase — MNQPAIVKPCHEKTYQQGQVYCQYDSNEISSLAPEMLDSEYWQQKNAIVGSAQGRGTTWFIADENSFGILQNWVLRHYYRGGLIGKVINDQYLFTGMKNTRSAREFSLLKSMRAAGLPAPKPVAFRVIRKGLFYRADLLSSRIENADDLVGILSKNTINDALWQEIGKVIKAFHQQRIYHHDLNAHNILIDDKNKVWLIDFDQGEQRENKLKWPEDNLARLLRSFRKESVRVPNFQWQEKNWQALLNGYQS, encoded by the coding sequence TTGAACCAGCCCGCAATTGTAAAACCCTGTCATGAAAAAACTTACCAACAAGGTCAAGTTTATTGCCAGTATGACAGTAATGAAATTAGCTCTTTAGCACCAGAGATGCTCGATAGTGAATATTGGCAGCAAAAAAATGCCATTGTCGGTAGCGCTCAAGGGCGTGGTACAACGTGGTTTATCGCGGATGAAAACTCATTTGGCATATTGCAAAATTGGGTTTTAAGGCACTATTATCGGGGCGGTTTAATCGGTAAAGTCATTAACGATCAATATTTATTTACCGGCATGAAAAACACACGTTCGGCACGCGAGTTTAGTTTACTCAAATCAATGCGTGCAGCAGGGCTACCTGCGCCCAAGCCTGTTGCTTTTAGGGTGATAAGAAAAGGTCTATTTTATCGTGCTGACTTATTATCATCACGTATTGAAAATGCTGATGACTTAGTCGGTATTCTCAGTAAAAACACGATCAATGATGCACTTTGGCAAGAAATTGGCAAAGTGATTAAAGCATTCCATCAGCAGAGAATTTATCACCATGACTTAAATGCGCATAACATTTTAATTGATGATAAGAATAAAGTTTGGCTTATCGATTTTGACCAGGGTGAGCAGCGTGAGAATAAGCTGAAATGGCCAGAAGACAACTTAGCTAGGTTGTTAAGGTCGTTTCGAAAAGAAAGTGTCAGAGTACCGAATTTTCAGTGGCAAGAAAAAAACTGGCAAGCGCTTTTAAACGGTTACCAGTCTTAA
- the rpmG gene encoding 50S ribosomal protein L33: MRDKIRLVSSAGTGHFYTTDKNKKTMPEKMEIKKFDPRIRQHVIYKEAKIK; the protein is encoded by the coding sequence ATGCGCGATAAAATTCGTTTAGTTTCTAGTGCTGGCACTGGCCATTTTTACACTACAGACAAGAACAAAAAAACTATGCCTGAGAAAATGGAGATCAAAAAGTTTGATCCTCGCATTCGTCAGCATGTTATATACAAAGAAGCTAAAATCAAGTAA
- a CDS encoding nuclear transport factor 2 family protein — translation MLNNWHNLIENKAVDQVSTLLADDVTLFSPVIHTPIQGKQMVSMYLTAAFHTFLNGTFNYDREFNGDHSAVLEFSLNMHNIDINGIDMITWNEQGKITEFKVMIRPYKALNMINDQMTAMLDKLKQQASA, via the coding sequence ATGCTTAATAATTGGCACAATCTCATAGAAAATAAAGCTGTTGATCAGGTTTCTACTCTACTTGCTGACGACGTAACCTTATTTTCTCCGGTTATTCATACTCCTATTCAGGGCAAGCAAATGGTCAGCATGTACTTAACCGCTGCATTTCATACCTTTTTAAATGGTACGTTCAATTACGATCGTGAATTTAATGGCGACCATTCAGCCGTATTAGAATTTTCATTAAATATGCATAATATCGACATTAACGGCATTGATATGATCACTTGGAATGAGCAAGGAAAAATTACCGAATTCAAAGTAATGATCCGTCCATACAAAGCGCTAAATATGATAAATGATCAAATGACCGCCATGTTAGATAAGTTAAAACAGCAAGCTAGCGCTTAA
- a CDS encoding NUDIX domain-containing protein, translating to MKKYVTGFLFSRDSSHIVLINKINPQWQRGLFNGIGGKIEINESSIDAMVREFVEETGVATQQADWTCYAKVVRPNCYDVDVYFAHSDLAFTAKTIEQEQVHIIKLIDLPNNVIPNLRWLIPLALDQQADFSTPVLLQEIAQERIKP from the coding sequence ATGAAAAAGTACGTTACCGGTTTTTTGTTCTCAAGGGATTCCAGCCATATTGTGCTGATTAATAAAATAAATCCGCAATGGCAGCGGGGATTGTTTAACGGTATTGGTGGTAAAATTGAAATAAATGAGTCGTCGATAGACGCTATGGTAAGAGAGTTTGTTGAAGAAACGGGTGTGGCGACTCAACAAGCTGACTGGACATGCTATGCGAAAGTTGTACGACCTAATTGTTATGATGTCGATGTTTATTTCGCCCACTCAGATCTGGCTTTTACAGCAAAAACGATTGAGCAAGAGCAAGTGCATATCATTAAGTTAATTGATTTACCTAATAACGTTATTCCAAATTTACGCTGGTTGATCCCGCTAGCACTAGATCAACAAGCGGATTTTTCCACACCGGTGTTATTACAAGAAATAGCTCAAGAACGCATTAAACCGTAG
- the mutM gene encoding bifunctional DNA-formamidopyrimidine glycosylase/DNA-(apurinic or apyrimidinic site) lyase, with protein sequence MPELPEVEVCRLGITPHILGQKVNDVVVRNAKLRWPIPDEVHSVVDKTLEKIERRSKYLLLKFSSGTLLLHLGMSGSVRILEEDTPAAKHDHFEMLFDNGKMLRLNDPRRFGAVLWFPEHHDQQGLLAKLGPEPLSDDFTYGHLFSKAGNRKVPIKTFLMDNHVVVGVGNIYANEALFIASIHPATLVNCISEKKFNELTDIIKTVLAAAIEQGGTTLKDFTQADGKPGYFAQKLFVYGRKGEKCDGCQTILEEIRQSNRSSIFCPQCQVQQMPKPIAKNTVKKKVKVESKKIVNVGSAKKK encoded by the coding sequence ATGCCAGAGTTACCAGAAGTTGAGGTTTGTCGTTTAGGTATTACGCCTCATATTTTAGGCCAAAAAGTTAATGATGTGGTGGTACGTAACGCTAAATTACGTTGGCCTATTCCTGATGAAGTACATAGTGTTGTTGATAAAACATTAGAAAAAATAGAGCGCCGTTCTAAATATCTTTTGTTAAAGTTTTCTAGCGGCACCTTGTTGTTACATCTAGGAATGTCCGGTTCGGTGCGTATTCTTGAGGAAGACACTCCAGCAGCTAAGCATGATCACTTTGAAATGTTATTTGATAACGGCAAAATGCTGAGATTGAATGATCCACGCCGATTTGGTGCTGTGCTGTGGTTTCCTGAACATCATGATCAGCAGGGCTTGTTAGCTAAGTTAGGTCCTGAGCCGTTAAGTGACGACTTTACTTACGGACACTTATTCAGCAAAGCGGGTAATCGCAAAGTGCCGATTAAAACGTTCTTGATGGATAATCATGTTGTCGTCGGTGTTGGTAATATCTATGCTAATGAAGCGCTTTTTATCGCGAGTATTCACCCAGCCACTTTAGTGAACTGCATTAGCGAAAAGAAGTTTAATGAGTTAACTGATATTATTAAAACGGTGTTAGCGGCAGCAATTGAGCAAGGTGGCACGACGCTAAAAGATTTTACTCAAGCTGATGGTAAGCCAGGTTACTTTGCCCAAAAATTATTTGTTTATGGGCGTAAAGGTGAAAAATGCGATGGTTGCCAAACCATATTAGAAGAAATTCGCCAATCAAATCGTAGCTCGATATTTTGTCCGCAATGCCAAGTGCAACAGATGCCAAAACCAATAGCTAAAAATACGGTAAAGAAAAAAGTAAAAGTAGAGTCGAAAAAAATCGTTAACGTGGGCAGCGCTAAGAAAAAATAA
- a CDS encoding DUF885 domain-containing protein: MKLKQLSVGVLMLTGIFNTNSTFANQASEQFQQLLEEHWQTANEEQVFFRKDPDAFRMKGKLPEMSANGRDRRSKYNEELLTRIEKIDLDKLSAADQVTYRLFKYERTAEAKSYQFQDHLYPLTYYSGFHSYFAGAPANMSFLSEKNYSDYLISLADYPRYNQAHIVDLKQAIAVGHTHYCESFKGYEKSISKHLVDNIEDSVFYAPMLNMPKAIAPAQQAKYRQQVKTLIKDTVLPEYQRFYDFFTQEYMTNCRTTAGISSVEGGDAYYQYLIEYYTTTNLTADEIHQTGLDEVSRIRQEMQKIITEVGFKGEFKDFIKFLRTDPQFYTDNAMDMLEKASYITRKMAAQLPKWFSVLPRSTFDIKSSPNGGAYYVASDGSGTTPGTYFLETKNLESQPLYTLEALTFHEAEPGHHFQSAIAQEVDMPEFRKTLYHAAYGEGWGLYSERLGKEMGFYQNPYSDFGRLTYEAWRACRLVVDTGIHAKGWTRQQAIDYLAENTALSMADVIGQIDRYISWPAQALSYKIGEIKIRQLRAKAEKALGHKFDIRAFHDQMLKNGSLPMALLEELTIDWIKQQS; this comes from the coding sequence ATGAAACTAAAACAATTGAGTGTCGGCGTGTTAATGCTAACGGGCATATTTAACACCAACAGCACCTTTGCTAATCAGGCAAGTGAACAATTTCAGCAACTGCTAGAAGAACATTGGCAAACAGCTAATGAAGAACAAGTTTTCTTTCGAAAAGACCCTGACGCGTTTCGTATGAAGGGCAAATTACCTGAAATGTCAGCGAATGGCCGCGATCGTCGGTCTAAATATAATGAAGAATTACTGACGCGTATTGAAAAAATTGATCTAGATAAGTTATCCGCAGCTGACCAAGTCACCTATCGCTTGTTTAAATATGAACGTACCGCTGAAGCAAAAAGCTACCAATTTCAAGACCACCTTTATCCGCTAACTTATTATTCAGGGTTTCATAGTTACTTTGCTGGCGCACCAGCTAATATGTCGTTCTTAAGCGAAAAAAACTATAGTGATTATTTAATTAGTCTTGCTGATTACCCTCGTTACAACCAAGCCCATATTGTCGACCTTAAACAAGCAATAGCGGTTGGCCATACTCATTACTGTGAAAGCTTTAAAGGCTACGAAAAATCAATCAGTAAGCATTTGGTTGATAATATAGAAGACAGTGTTTTTTATGCACCGATGTTGAATATGCCAAAAGCGATAGCTCCGGCTCAACAAGCAAAATATCGTCAACAAGTAAAAACACTGATCAAAGATACGGTATTGCCTGAATATCAACGTTTTTATGACTTCTTCACTCAAGAGTACATGACAAACTGTCGAACAACGGCTGGTATTAGTAGTGTCGAGGGCGGCGACGCGTATTATCAATACTTAATAGAATATTACACCACTACTAATTTAACTGCTGATGAGATTCACCAAACCGGTTTGGATGAAGTCAGCCGTATTCGCCAAGAAATGCAGAAAATAATTACCGAAGTCGGTTTCAAAGGTGAGTTTAAAGACTTTATTAAATTCCTTCGTACCGACCCACAGTTTTACACTGATAATGCGATGGATATGTTGGAAAAAGCCAGCTATATCACCCGTAAAATGGCAGCACAGTTACCAAAATGGTTTTCGGTTTTACCTCGTTCAACTTTTGATATTAAATCAAGCCCAAATGGTGGCGCTTACTATGTTGCCTCTGATGGCAGTGGCACAACACCTGGCACTTACTTTTTAGAAACCAAAAATCTAGAGAGCCAACCGTTATATACCTTAGAAGCGCTGACTTTTCATGAAGCAGAGCCTGGTCATCATTTTCAAAGTGCTATTGCACAAGAAGTCGATATGCCTGAGTTTAGAAAAACCTTGTACCACGCCGCTTATGGCGAAGGCTGGGGACTATATTCTGAGCGTTTAGGTAAAGAAATGGGCTTTTATCAAAACCCTTACAGCGACTTTGGTCGTTTAACCTATGAAGCTTGGCGTGCTTGTCGCTTAGTGGTTGATACCGGTATTCACGCGAAAGGCTGGACTCGACAACAAGCGATTGATTATTTAGCCGAAAATACAGCATTAAGCATGGCTGATGTTATTGGCCAAATTGACCGATACATCAGTTGGCCAGCACAAGCGTTATCATACAAAATTGGTGAAATTAAGATCCGTCAGCTACGTGCTAAAGCAGAAAAAGCACTAGGGCATAAGTTCGATATTAGAGCTTTTCATGACCAAATGCTGAAAAATGGTAGCTTACCAATGGCATTGCTTGAAGAGTTAACAATAGATTGGATCAAGCAGCAGTCATAA
- a CDS encoding PepSY domain-containing protein, with product MTSRKLHKLIGLILVLPMLGWTLTGLVFFIKPGYQGAYEQLPIKSHPLNQTLNLTAKENWQEIKLLSTILGDHLLVKVNNKSEHLDPLTLSKKAQPTDEQFKILLRDAFSHNEARYGEIVSIDGLSAKTSTGVKVTLNWPSLRLSQSGEDTELINLLYQVHYLQWTPSKAVNDVLGIAGLILLMSLTVLGVRLYLKK from the coding sequence ATGACAAGTAGAAAACTGCATAAACTCATAGGGCTGATTTTGGTATTACCTATGCTAGGCTGGACATTAACCGGCTTAGTATTTTTTATTAAGCCAGGCTATCAAGGAGCCTATGAACAATTGCCGATAAAGTCACATCCTTTAAACCAAACGTTGAATTTGACAGCTAAAGAAAATTGGCAAGAGATTAAGCTGCTTAGTACTATTTTAGGCGATCACCTACTGGTGAAAGTGAACAATAAAAGTGAGCATTTAGATCCATTAACACTCAGTAAGAAAGCACAACCGACAGACGAACAATTTAAAATATTATTGCGTGACGCCTTTAGCCATAACGAGGCACGCTATGGTGAGATAGTCAGTATTGATGGTTTGTCAGCCAAAACAAGTACCGGAGTGAAGGTAACGCTTAATTGGCCTAGCCTAAGGTTAAGCCAAAGTGGAGAAGATACCGAACTGATTAACCTACTCTATCAAGTTCACTACTTACAATGGACACCTTCCAAAGCAGTAAATGACGTCTTAGGCATAGCAGGGCTAATTTTACTGATGTCGTTAACCGTTTTAGGTGTTCGGCTTTACCTTAAAAAATAA
- the coaD gene encoding pantetheine-phosphate adenylyltransferase: MSVKAIYPGTFDPVTNGHADLIERASRLFSEVIVGIAASPSKKPHFDLAQRVALLKAVTEHLPNVTVVGFSGLLVDFAKSHQAKVLIRGLRAVSDFEYEFQLANMNRRLSPDLESVFLTPAEKNSFISSTLVKEVALHNGDVGQFVHPVVKKALDDSIKKV, translated from the coding sequence ATGTCAGTTAAAGCAATTTATCCAGGGACATTTGATCCTGTAACTAACGGCCATGCCGATTTAATCGAACGTGCAAGCCGCCTATTTAGTGAGGTTATTGTTGGTATTGCGGCTAGCCCGAGTAAAAAACCACACTTTGATTTGGCGCAGCGCGTTGCTTTGCTAAAAGCAGTAACTGAACATTTACCGAATGTAACGGTAGTTGGTTTTAGTGGCTTATTAGTCGATTTTGCCAAAAGCCATCAGGCAAAAGTACTGATCCGCGGTTTACGGGCTGTGTCTGATTTTGAATACGAATTTCAATTAGCGAACATGAATCGACGATTATCTCCTGATTTAGAATCGGTATTCTTAACGCCAGCGGAAAAAAATTCTTTTATCTCTTCAACGCTAGTAAAGGAAGTCGCATTACACAATGGTGATGTTGGTCAATTTGTTCACCCTGTGGTCAAAAAAGCATTAGATGACAGCATTAAAAAGGTCTAA